The following proteins are encoded in a genomic region of Grus americana isolate bGruAme1 chromosome 5, bGruAme1.mat, whole genome shotgun sequence:
- the SCGB1C1 gene encoding secretoglobin family 1C member 1, which yields MARSATTLTGALLIATVLCGSLGAGSAHEMVPSFLQTLLEGSAAQLYAGPISQYKVDDLTRAALTALKECIDGLSPEHVKALVNLLKRVRTEA from the exons ATGGCGCGCTCTGCCACGACGCTGACCGGTGCTCTGCTCATCGCCACGGTGCTCTGCGGCTCCCTTG GCGCCGGCTCCGCTCATGAGATGGTCCCCAGCTTTCTTCAGACGCTTCTTGAAGGCTCTGCCGCGCAGCTGTACGCCGGGCCAATTTCTCAATATAAAGTCGATGACCTGACCAGAGCTGCTTTGACGGCATTAAAGGAGTGCATCGATGGGCTCTCTCCCGAGCACGTAAAGGCCCTCGTCAATCTGCTG AAACGTGTTCGGACGGAGGCTTAA
- the VPS51 gene encoding vacuolar protein sorting-associated protein 51 homolog gives MAEVEAAGTGVGGSPEAGGGGTGGGWRRPHGPLQRYYGPPAAETAEAAPDPADINGPHFDPEVFLTKVRSECPLGQLLAREAALGREIRALDSDMQTLLYENYNKFISATDTIRKMKVDFRRMEAEMDDLAANMAAISTSSARVSAALQDRHRRGAQLAGVQALLRKLQSLVEVPGRLRRWAAPGAEPARALRCHARARAVLRHYRHLPSFRAIEDESHAIMADLAQRLRARLRDDTLDPKELTECVEMLLQLEEPPEELCEEFLSHAGARLEAELAALEAELPPADPSGTAATPPPASDILDFVDRGSSAFVGNLCLLAASYRSLFEGRPGAGDGRLEAFAATLTARYFELLERRLALERGLGDTSLLVRALDRFHRRLRALLELLPAAGAEAGAALVARAARERVDRYLRALQTFFLGCLGDVRQALAAPRPPGKEGPGLPDLLATLASSVLGQLKAVLAYVQLFTAKDVAFASLPYFKGEFCVEAVREGLVVAFVHWLCRTARGFADGPAERGAPAAPPALLLLLARLCLDYEATTISYILTLTDEQFPPQDAGPAVTPGPALCTEARGAAQRLLDHYVQVQGAAVAQMLRKSVETRDWLGTVEPRNVRAVMKRVVEDITAIDVQVGQLFEEGVRRAQSSDSSRRAFSVYSSSRAPGRYAPSYTPSAPMDTHLLSNIQKLFSERIDIFSPVEFNKVSVLTGIIKISLKTLLECVRLRTLGRFGLQQVQVDGHYLQLYLWRFAADERVVQGLLDEVAASAAHRCLDPVPMEHSVVELICERG, from the exons ATGGCGGAGGTGGAGGCGGCGGGGACCGGGGTCGGCGGTAGCCCCgaggccggcggcggcggcaccggcgGCGGTTGGCGGCGTCCCCACGGGCCGCTCCAGCGGTACTACGGGCCGCCCGCGGCGGAGACGGCGGAGGCGGCCCCGGACCCCGCCGACATCAACGGGCCTCACTTCGACCCGGAAGTTTTCCTGACGAAG GTGCGCAGCGAGTGTCCCCTGGGGCAGTTGTTGGCCCGTGAGGCCGCGCTGGGGCGGGAGATCCGCGCCCTCGACAGCGACATGCAGACGCTGCTCTACGAGAACTACAACAAGTTCATTTCCGCCACTG ACACCATCCGAAAGATGAAGGTCGACTTCCGGCGCATGGAGGCAGAGATGGACGATTTGGCTGCTAACATGGCCGCCATCAGCACCTCCAGTGCCCGCGTCAGCGCCGCGCTGCAGGACCGGCACCGCCGTGGCGCCCAGCTTGCCG ggGTGCAGGCGCTGCTGCGGAAGCTGCAGTCCCTGGTGGAGGTGCCGGGGCGGCTGCGGCGGTGGGCAGCGCCGGGGGCGGAGCCTGCACGGGCCCTGCGCTGCCACGCCCGCGCCCGCGCCGTGCTCCGCCACTACCGCCACCTGCCCTCCTTCCGCGCCATCGAGGACGAGAGCCACGCCATCATGGCCGACCTGGCCCAGCGCCTCCGCGCACGCCTCCG GGACGACACCTTGGACCCCAAGGAGCTCACCGAGTGCGTGGAGATGCTGTTGCAGCTGGAAGAGCCACCTGAGGAGCTGTGCGAGGAGTTCCTGAGCCACGCCGGCGCCCGCCTCGAGGCCGAGCTGGCCGCGCTGGAGGCCGAGCTGCCCCCGGCCGACCCCTCCGGCACCGCCGCCACGCCGCCCCCCGCCTCTGACATCCTCGACTTCGTCGACCGCGGCAGCTCGGCCTTCGTGGGCAACCTGTGCCTCCTCGCCGCCTCGTACCGCAGCCTCTTCGAGGGGcgccctggggctggggatggcCGCCTGGAAGCCTTCGCCGCCACCCTCACCGCCCGCTACTTCGAGCTGCTGGAGCGGCGCCTGGCGCTGGAGCGGGGCCTGGGCGACACCTCGCTGCTGGTGCGGGCGCTCGACCGCTTCCACCGCCGCCTCCGCGCCCTCCTCGAGCTGCTGCCCGCGGCCGGGGCCGAGGCGGGCGCCGCGCTGGTGGCCCGGGCGGCGCGCGAGCGGGTGGATCGCTACCTGCGGGCGCTGCAGACCTTCTTCCTGGGGTGCCTGGGCGACGTGCGCCAGGCGCtggccgccccccggccccccggcaAGGAGGGTCCCGGCCTGCCCGACCTCCTGGCCACGCTCGCCTCCTCCGTCCTCGGCCAGCTCAAGGCCGTCCTGGCCTACGTGCAGCTCTTCACCGCCAAGGACGTCGCCTTTGCCAGCCTGCCCTACTTCAAG GGGGAGTTCTGCGTGGAGGCGGTGCGCGAAGGGCTGGTGGTGGCCTTCGTGCACTGGCTCTGCCGCACCGCCCGGGGCTTTGCCGACGGCCCGGCTGAGCGgggagcccctgcagcccccccggccctgctgctgctcctcgcCCGCCTCTGCCTTGACTATGAGGCCACCACCATCAGCTACATCCTCACTCTCACCGACGAGCAGTTCCCCCCCCAG GACGCAGGCCCGGCAGTGACACCGGGGCCGGCACTGTGCACAGAGGCGCGGGGGGCGGCGCAGCGGCTGCTCGACCACTACGTGCAGGTCCAGGGCGCCGCGGTGGCACAGATGCTTAGGAAGAGCGTGGAGACACGAGACTGGCTGGGCACTGTCGAGCCCCGCAACGTTCGTGCCGTCATGAAGCGCGTGGTTGAGGACATCACTGCCATCGACGTCCAG GTGGGACAGCTCTTCGAGGAGGGGGTGCGGCGGGCGCAGAGCAGTGACTCCAGCCGGCGCGCCTTCTCCGTCTACAGCAGCTCGCGGGCACCCGGGCGCTACGCCCCCAGCTACACCCCCAG CGCCCCCATGGACACCCACCTGCTCAGCAACATCCAGAAGCTCTTCTCCGAGCGCATTGACATCTTCAGCCCCGTCGAGTTCAACAAG GTGTCGGTGCTGACAGGGATCATCAAGATCAGCCTCAAGACGCTGCTGGAGTGCGTGCGGCTGCGGACGCTGGGGCGCTTCGGGCTGCAGCAGGTGCAGGTGGACGGCCACTACCTGCAGCTCTACCTCTGGCGCTTCGCCGCTGACGAGCGGGtggtgcaggggctgctggacGAGGTGGCCGCCAGCGCCGCCCACCGCTGCCTCGACCCCGTCCCCATGGAGCACAGCGTCGTCGAGCTCATCTGCGAGCGCGGGTAG